A genomic segment from Castor canadensis chromosome 1, mCasCan1.hap1v2, whole genome shotgun sequence encodes:
- the LOC109701875 gene encoding olfactory receptor 5P76, which yields MDSMVDGNHTEVTEFILLGLTDDPVLQVILFMVILCIYLVTISGNLSTIILIRVSSQLHHPMYFFLSHLAFADIGYSSSVTPNMLINFLVERNIISYLGCAIQLGSAVFFGTIECFLLAAMAYDRFVAICNPLLYSTKMSTQVCVQLLVVAYTGGFLNASSFTLSFFSLLFCGPNRVNHFFCDFTPLVGLSCSDVSVPAIIPSFSAGSIIVITVIVIAISYIYILITILKMHSTEGRHKAFSTCTSHLTAVTLFYGTITFIYVMPKSSYSTDQNKVVSVFYMVAIPMLNPLVYSLRNNEIKEALKRQLGRKIFSY from the coding sequence ATGGATTCCATGGTGGATGGGAACCACACTGAAGTGACAGAGTTCATTTTATTGGGTTTAACAGATGATCCAGTCCTTCAAGTCATCCTCTTCATGGTCATCCTGTGCATCTACCTGGTCACCATATCTGGCAATCTCAGCACAATCATTCTTATCAGAGTCTCTTCTCAGCTCCACCAtcccatgtatttttttcttagccATTTAGCTTTTGCTGATATAGGTTATTCATCTTCTGTTACACCAAATATGCTTATTAACTTCCTGgtggaaagaaatataatttcttaCCTTGGCTGTGCCATCCAGCTTGGTTCAGCTGTTTTCTTTGGGACAATTGAGTGCTTCCTTCTGGCTGCCATGGCATATGATCGTTTTGTGGCCATCTGCAACCCACTGCTGTATTCAACCAAAATGTCCACACAAGTCTGTGTCCAGTTACTTGTAGTAGCttacacaggtggttttcttaatgcttcctcctttaccctttcattcttttctttactcTTCTGTGGACCAAACAGAGtcaatcactttttctgtgatttcaCTCCTTTAGTTGGACTCTCTTGTTCTGATGTGAGTGTTCCTGCTATTATCCCCTCATTTTCTGCTGGCTCCATCATTGTAATTACAGTGATTGTCATTGCCATTTCCTACATCTACATTCTCATCACCATTCTGAAGATGCATTCCACTGAGGGCCGGCACAAGGCTTTCTCCACCTGCACCTCCCACCTCACTGCAGTCACTCTGTTCTATGGGACCATTACATTCATTTATGTGATGCCCAAGTCCAGCTACTCCACTGACCAGAATAAGGTGGTATCTGTGTTCTACATGGTGGCGATTCCCATGTTGAATCCCCTTGTCTATAGTCTCAGGAATAATGAGATTAAGGAGGCTTTGAAGAGACAGCTTggtaggaaaatattttcttactgA